The following coding sequences lie in one uncultured Bacteroides sp. genomic window:
- a CDS encoding transposase, producing the protein METRPTTSRSLDAYYHINGDTFEKQYKEVLSGYRRWNEYSHADEWLIFPDNVGKRLCIDETSISDGELYTIVSNPEARGRKGSLVALVKGVSSNDVIDTLKLIPEDKRSVVEEVTMDLSNSMNLIIRRCFPKAKRTIDRFHVQKLACDALQEMRIAHRWDAIQADTDAKEEAKEKGEDYQPTTFANGDTQKQLLARSRYLLFKSMDKWTESQKERAAILFDIYPDIKEAYSLTHSLRMIFNKNTVKDAARMSLARWYDKVDNSGFKSFNVIAGTLYEHYDEVLNFFTNRATNAFAESFNAKIKQFRAQLRGVIDIKFFFFRLSKLYA; encoded by the coding sequence ATGGAGACGAGACCTACGACCTCCCGTTCGCTTGATGCTTATTATCATATAAACGGGGATACGTTTGAAAAACAGTATAAAGAAGTCCTGAGTGGCTATCGTCGATGGAATGAATATTCTCATGCGGATGAGTGGCTTATATTCCCGGATAATGTTGGTAAACGGCTTTGCATTGATGAGACATCCATAAGTGACGGCGAGCTTTATACCATAGTCTCCAACCCAGAAGCGCGTGGGAGAAAAGGGTCACTGGTAGCTTTGGTTAAAGGTGTTTCCTCAAATGATGTAATCGATACTTTAAAACTTATACCTGAAGATAAACGATCTGTCGTGGAAGAAGTTACAATGGACCTATCCAATAGCATGAATCTTATAATCCGAAGATGTTTTCCCAAAGCCAAGCGTACAATTGATCGTTTCCATGTTCAAAAGTTGGCATGTGATGCATTACAGGAAATGAGAATAGCACATCGTTGGGATGCCATTCAAGCCGATACGGATGCAAAAGAAGAAGCTAAGGAAAAAGGAGAAGATTATCAGCCAACCACATTTGCAAACGGTGATACGCAAAAACAATTGTTGGCAAGGAGTCGATATTTACTGTTCAAATCCATGGACAAATGGACGGAAAGCCAAAAGGAAAGAGCGGCAATATTGTTTGATATCTATCCCGATATAAAAGAAGCTTATTCTCTAACGCACTCACTGAGAATGATATTCAACAAGAACACGGTAAAGGATGCAGCCAGGATGTCACTTGCACGTTGGTATGACAAAGTGGACAACTCTGGCTTTAAAAGCTTTAATGTCATAGCAGGAACATTGTACGAACATTACGACGAGGTATTGAACTTCTTTACAAACAGGGCTACCAATGCGTTTGCAGAATCTTTTAATGCAAAGATCAAACAATTTAGGGCACAGCTTAGAGGAGTGATTGATATAAAGTTTTTCTTCTTTAGATTGAGTAAGCTTTATGCCTAG
- a CDS encoding IS4 family transposase, translating into MNTGKTVFAQLMSFIPEYELKKCIDRYQGDYRVRNFTCREHFNVMSFAQLTGRESLRDIESCLIAFSSKLYHSGIKNPVARNTLAKANENRDWRIYADFAQILIKNARSLYFKDNDFRLDMDNMIYAFDSSTINLCLSLFPWAKFHHQKGAFKMHTLLDLRGSIPVFIHLTNGSVHDVNALDSLLIEPAAFYLMDKGYVDFYRLFNLIHVKRAFFVTRAKDNMAYQVEDNFEVYKYAGLISDQSIRLAGVKSSKRYPDNIRLVVYEDYATNNVYHFLTNNFELSVLTIAELYRERWKVELFFKWIKQHLHIKTFYGTTSNAVYCQIWIAICTYLLLAIAKKSLGVKENLYIFSQTIGLTLFERESINDLFNNNTNLKMQSDDNQLSLWES; encoded by the coding sequence ATGAATACAGGAAAAACAGTATTTGCACAACTTATGTCATTTATACCAGAATACGAACTAAAGAAATGTATTGACAGGTATCAAGGAGATTACCGAGTCAGAAACTTCACTTGCCGTGAACACTTCAATGTGATGAGCTTTGCTCAACTCACTGGCAGGGAAAGCCTTCGTGACATCGAATCATGTCTTATTGCTTTTTCCTCTAAGCTTTATCATTCGGGAATAAAGAATCCAGTAGCTAGAAACACATTAGCAAAAGCTAATGAGAATAGAGACTGGCGAATTTATGCCGACTTTGCTCAAATTCTTATCAAGAACGCACGTTCCTTGTATTTCAAGGACAACGACTTCAGACTAGATATGGACAACATGATTTACGCCTTTGATAGTAGTACCATAAACCTATGCTTAAGTCTGTTTCCATGGGCTAAGTTTCATCATCAGAAAGGAGCTTTTAAGATGCATACATTACTTGACCTTAGAGGGTCAATCCCTGTATTTATCCATCTAACTAATGGCTCAGTTCATGATGTAAATGCCTTGGATTCCTTACTGATAGAACCTGCTGCCTTTTATTTGATGGATAAGGGCTATGTAGACTTTTACAGATTATTCAACCTTATCCATGTAAAAAGAGCCTTCTTTGTAACCAGAGCTAAAGACAACATGGCTTACCAAGTTGAAGATAACTTTGAAGTGTACAAATATGCAGGTCTAATAAGTGATCAATCCATCAGGTTAGCTGGTGTAAAGTCATCCAAACGATATCCTGATAATATCAGATTAGTAGTCTATGAGGACTATGCAACTAACAATGTTTATCACTTCCTAACCAATAACTTTGAATTGTCCGTTTTGACAATAGCAGAGTTATATCGGGAACGATGGAAGGTGGAGTTGTTCTTTAAATGGATCAAACAACACCTTCACATTAAGACTTTCTATGGAACAACAAGTAATGCTGTATACTGCCAAATATGGATTGCTATATGCACTTACTTATTACTTGCAATTGCAAAGAAAAGCCTTGGGGTAAAAGAAAATCTTTACATATTTTCCCAGACAATAGGGCTAACTCTATTCGAGAGAGAATCTATAAATGATTTATTTAACAATA
- a CDS encoding biopolymer transporter ExbD, translated as MSAEVEQKSSGKGKKGKQKKMKTRVDFTPMVDMNMLLITFFMLCTSLSKPQTMEISMPTNDKVDESQQTKVKASQAVTLILGEKDKVYYYLGEFKAGDNSLLQETSYTATGIRDLLLKKNRSVVAKVNDLKQQKKDLKISAEICSQKIAEAKEEKGSPTVIIKATDKSTYKNLIDALDEMQICCISKYVIVPITDGEKALLASGKSSGANN; from the coding sequence ATGAGCGCTGAAGTAGAACAAAAAAGTAGCGGAAAAGGAAAAAAAGGAAAGCAGAAAAAAATGAAAACCCGCGTCGACTTTACGCCGATGGTGGATATGAATATGTTGCTGATTACTTTTTTTATGCTTTGTACATCTTTGAGCAAACCTCAAACGATGGAGATAAGTATGCCAACTAATGATAAAGTTGATGAATCCCAACAGACTAAAGTAAAGGCTTCTCAGGCTGTAACTTTAATCCTTGGTGAAAAAGATAAAGTTTATTATTATCTTGGTGAGTTTAAAGCTGGTGATAATTCTTTGTTGCAAGAAACCTCTTATACTGCTACTGGTATCAGAGATTTACTCTTAAAAAAGAATAGAAGTGTTGTAGCAAAGGTTAATGACTTGAAGCAGCAAAAAAAAGATTTAAAAATTTCTGCTGAAATATGTAGTCAGAAAATAGCTGAAGCTAAAGAGGAAAAAGGTTCTCCAACGGTTATTATCAAAGCTACTGATAAATCAACATATAAGAATCTTATTGATGCTCTTGATGAAATGCAGATATGCTGTATAAGTAAGTATGTTATTGTACCTATCACTGATGGTGAAAAAGCTTTATTGGCTAGTGGAAAATCAAGTGGTGCAAATAATTAA
- a CDS encoding biopolymer transporter ExbD: MAKVKVAKKDTFIDMTAMSDVTVLLLTFFMLTSTFVKKEPVKVTTPGSVSEIKIPEKNVLSILVDPEGRVFMALDKPDDMEQTLLSVGEQYGVKFSPKQIKNFRKNTTFGVSMKKMSTFLDLPERDQDEALKKEGIPTDSVDNQFKVWVKAARATNPDLRIAIKADQNTPYSVIKKVMNSLQDIKENRYNLITSLKAVEAEKK, encoded by the coding sequence ATGGCTAAAGTAAAAGTTGCAAAAAAGGACACTTTCATCGATATGACCGCGATGAGTGACGTTACTGTATTGCTCTTGACCTTTTTTATGTTGACTTCAACCTTCGTAAAAAAGGAACCAGTAAAAGTAACGACACCAGGTTCTGTCTCTGAAATTAAGATTCCAGAAAAGAATGTCCTCTCAATCCTTGTCGATCCAGAAGGCCGAGTATTTATGGCCCTGGACAAACCTGATGACATGGAGCAAACACTGTTAAGTGTGGGAGAACAATATGGCGTTAAATTTTCGCCAAAGCAGATTAAAAATTTCAGAAAAAACACTACATTTGGTGTGTCTATGAAAAAAATGAGTACTTTCTTAGATTTACCTGAAAGGGACCAGGATGAAGCCCTTAAAAAAGAAGGTATACCTACAGATAGTGTTGATAATCAATTCAAAGTATGGGTAAAAGCTGCTCGTGCTACGAATCCAGATCTACGTATTGCTATTAAAGCTGACCAGAATACTCCTTATTCTGTAATTAAGAAAGTAATGAATTCACTTCAAGACATAAAAGAAAACAGATATAATCTGATTACTTCTTTGAAGGCGGTTGAAGCAGAAAAAAAATAG
- a CDS encoding MotA/TolQ/ExbB proton channel family protein, which yields METTQKKSKKTSIKGIKNAGLVIVACLIIAVSLYHFVLGNPANFVNNDPANNPLPGKLLGTMYKGGVIVPIILTLLFTVLSLSVERFIAIKSAYGKGSLTKFVANIKAALEKGDLKGAQEICDKQKGSVANVVGATLLKYAEMEKEANLSKEQKLLAIQKELEEATALELPMMTENLPIIATITTLGTLFGLLGTVIGMIRSFAALSAGGGADSTALSQGISEALINTACGIATGALAVISYNYFSNKIDKLTFSLDEVGFSIVQTFAASH from the coding sequence ATGGAAACTACTCAAAAAAAATCTAAAAAAACGTCTATTAAAGGTATTAAAAACGCGGGTCTTGTTATCGTTGCGTGTTTGATTATCGCGGTTAGTCTCTATCATTTTGTATTAGGTAATCCTGCAAACTTTGTTAATAATGATCCAGCAAATAACCCTCTTCCTGGTAAACTTCTGGGTACTATGTACAAAGGTGGTGTTATTGTGCCTATTATTTTGACTTTGTTGTTTACAGTATTATCATTAAGCGTTGAACGTTTTATCGCTATTAAGAGTGCATATGGTAAGGGTTCTTTGACTAAATTCGTTGCTAATATTAAAGCTGCTTTGGAAAAAGGCGATCTTAAAGGTGCTCAAGAAATTTGTGATAAACAAAAAGGTTCAGTTGCAAATGTAGTTGGTGCTACTCTACTTAAATATGCTGAAATGGAAAAAGAAGCTAATTTAAGTAAAGAACAAAAGTTATTAGCGATACAAAAAGAACTTGAAGAAGCTACTGCTCTTGAGTTACCAATGATGACTGAAAATCTTCCTATTATTGCAACTATTACAACTTTAGGTACTTTGTTTGGTCTTCTTGGTACAGTTATTGGTATGATCCGTTCATTTGCTGCTTTGTCAGCTGGAGGCGGAGCAGACTCTACTGCATTATCGCAAGGTATTTCTGAAGCGTTGATCAATACAGCTTGTGGTATTGCTACAGGTGCATTAGCTGTTATCTCTTACAATTATTTTTCAAATAAAATCGATAAATTAACTTTTAGCCTTGACGAAGTAGGTTTCTCTATTGTTCAGACATTTGCAGCTTCTCATTAA
- a CDS encoding transposase, translating into MYLTDLEETQWQVIKKILKPQERKRKYDLRKIWNAIFYVVKTGCQWRMLPSDLPSWELIYYYYHKWSSLGEFNLLLHCCPVKDGLISLQPFIYRTYRRFCFFSI; encoded by the coding sequence ATGTATTTAACGGATTTAGAAGAAACACAGTGGCAAGTTATTAAGAAAATCTTGAAACCACAAGAGAGAAAGCGAAAATATGATTTACGTAAAATATGGAATGCCATATTTTATGTTGTAAAAACCGGTTGTCAGTGGCGTATGTTGCCTTCAGATCTTCCCTCCTGGGAATTGATATACTATTATTATCACAAATGGTCATCTCTTGGTGAATTTAATCTATTACTCCACTGCTGTCCCGTTAAAGACGGGCTGATATCTCTGCAGCCTTTTATTTATCGGACCTACAGACGTTTTTGTTTTTTTTCGATTTGA